ataacatccttgtgaatcttttctgcaccctttccaatttaataacatcattcctgTGGCAGGGTGGTGAGAACTGTATGAAATGTTTAGGCTTAGATTGAGATTTTATTGTCTTGGGTACTCATGCAGAAGTAtggtgaaaagtgtataatgttgccacacatggtgccatcttagtACAAAGCAACCTAGATTCAAAGTTTATAAAAATGAAGCATTACCTTCATAGAAtttgtagaaaaataaagaaataaggtaatagTTAATATTTAAGTCCTTAATATAAACTAGAAAAATTAaaggaataaagttaaaagttcaacagtctttgaCTCCTCTACATAACTCGCTTTCCAGGAGACATCAGCAGCTTATTCTCTCTGCTGCAGCTACAGATATGTTACAGCATGGTAAAAGGCCTTTTGGTCAATCATAGCTATTTGGGCTGTTTGACACTTTTAAATCCATTCTACATCCTTTTTATATACTTCAAATATTTACCCATTTACCCTTTTACTACCATTAATCTTACATTTATCAGTAAGCCTCCTATGCAGTGTTGATCAGAACATTTTAGAGGGAATTTTTTATTTCTatttattcaatcatgggatgagggtgttgctggctaggctagcatttattgcccatccctaattgctcaaagGGCAGTCAAGAGTAACCACATGGAGtgacatgtgggccagaccaggtaaggacagcagtttccttccctgaaggacattagtgaaccagatgagattttcTAACAATCAACAGTGGACTCACGGTCATTAGTCTCATGCAGAGAgacttttgttgaattcaaattttaccatctgcagtgatgggattcgaacctgggccccgagaacatgacctgggtctctggattaacagtccagcgattaATGCCACTAGATCATCACCACCTCAATAATTATAGAAGTGTATTCAGTTGCACAGAATCTGTGGAAAGAACAAGATGGTTAGGATTACTAGTCTTTTCTGCGAGACAGACATTCACCTTGTCTGAAAAATGATCCACATCTGGAATGTTAACTCACCTGCTCTCTCCACTaggaaataaatattgtttttaaaaagtaccCATTTAATCCCTTAGAATTCTATCAGTTAGCTGTTTAAACATTAACAAATGTTACTAAAATTAAAATATTGATACCTCTCTTTCAACTTTGTACTTTCAATTTTGTACTTTCAAATATATTTACTAAAGAAGAAAAAAGGCAATGGGTGAATCTTCAGGAATAACTGTAGTAATGCCTTGCATAATATACTCAGACATTACTGGTAACTTTCTGAAaaagtcactttttttttctgaagcaaTTTTTCTAATCTGATTTAAATGTAAACAGCAGTATGCCAATGGTAAGACCGACACATATCATTTAACCATTCTGCTATTTTATATTCCTACTCTCCATAGATGTTGATGTCCACAGATGTAGCATTTGCTGTATTGCTCTTTACTTAGAATATCTGTATTTTTCAGAGACATCTTTCCTCTTTTTCAAGACCCCAAAGCCTTCAGTGCAGTTATTGACCTATTTGAAGATCATTTAAGAAAGAAGTTCCCTAAGATTGATTTATTTGTTGGTAAGTTCCTTCTATTAAAAGGAATCTTAATCATTAATTTAGAACTATTACACGACTATGGCTTGGGAAGAGCATTCAACACAAAAATGGTTGTCTTATCACAATGGTTCCATGTCACAGAGtctagagatatacagcatggaaacagaccctttggtccaactcgtccataccaaccagataccctaacctaatctagtcttatttgccagtacttggcccatatccctttaaacccttcctattcatacacccatccagatgcctttttaaatgttgtaattgtactagtctccaccatttcctctggcagcttgttccatgcaAGCATCTcccgctgtgtgaaaaaattgccccttaggtacctttttataaattttttctctctcatcctaaacctatgccctctctaattctggacttccccaccccagggaaaagaccttgtctacttaccatgttgactatccctaatcagtccttgcctttccaaatacatgtaaattctgtccctcagggttccctccaacaacttgcccaacaccgatgtcaggctcactggtctatagttccctggcttttccttaccacctttcttaaatagtggcccAATGTTAGCCAATGTCCAgtcttgcagcacctcacttgtgactatcagtgatacaaaatctcagcaaggggctcagcaatcacttccctagcttcccacagagttctcgggtacacctgatcatgttcaagggatttatccacctttcatgcattttaagacatcagCACCACTTCCACTGTAAGaaggacacttttcaagatatcactatctatttccccacattctatattttccatgtccttctccacattaaacactgatgcaaaatactagtttagtGACTCCCCaatctcctgcggttccatacaaaggctgccttgctgaggagcccaattctctccctagttacccttttgtccttaatgtgtttatagaatccctttggattcttcttcaccctatttgccaaatctatttaatgtcccctttttgccctcctgatgttcctcttaagtatactcctcctgcctttatactcttctaaggagtcactcgatctctgctgtctaaacctgacatattcttcctcctttatcttaaccaaaacctcaatttctctagaaaTCCAGCATTCCCAAACCTGCTAGCCTTGCCTTTTCAGcctaacaagagtccagagacaacattttcctgttatctcatttttgaaggcttcccattttctagctgtccctttacctgcaaacatctgccccctcagtcagcttttgaaagttcctgcctaatactgtcaacattggccttcctccaatttagaacttcaaccttcAGACCTGGTCTATCTATTTCCATCACTAGATAAAAAcgtatagaattatggtcgctggctccaaagttctcccccactgacatctcagtcacccgTCCTGCCTTTATTTCCTAAGAGCAGgtgaagttttgcaccttctctagtagatacgtCCACAAACTGAATCAAAAAGTTTTcgtgtacacacttaacaacttcctctccatctaaactacAGCAGTGTTTACCTTACTgcttttctccctttctataCCTGTCATCCATCATAtcccctagctcctgtaaattccttattgcctttAACTGACGCTCCAACCGAACCATGCAATCCAATAGGATTCGCAATCAAAGACACTTCtggcagacataatcatcagtgacATAGAAACTTTCCCTAAACTCttatctgacaggaagagcatatcacccGACGAGCATATCACCCGAcgaaaggccatctttgctcctccacaatctacacacccagaaaatagcactgtcttattgctcttttttttaaaaaaaacactgcttcAGGGCAACTTAACATCtatgatttatatttttaaaatttaatcaagagacagacctcaaaacgtaatcaagaaagaatccactgtactcactattgtagatttacagcaaggttacacttaaaaccgtgcacttatctgttcctgtgctgtgagcccTCTCAAACAGTTTCCTCCAggatcagctgtgaattttgctgtttgttcttttttcctagatgcactcctaTGTCCAGAGATACTagatttctttctctgaccatgtggtCACAACCTCTGTTTGTCTCCCTCCTTTTTAACGtgtcattgttttgatcttttttctccCATAAGTTCCATAACCGTGCAGCAGCTTATAAAGCAGTAATTGCTACTCCTGGTATTTGATCAAATCACCTCCCAACACttaatacctcaaaaaaggagcagcccttACAACCACTTTtctcatcctccatcttggattaccgaGAATCACTAACTCAGCCATTAGTAACTTTTTCGTAGGCAATGCTGAGGAAGGTTTCCTAATGACCGAGTGAATCCAGTCGATTCACCTAAGTCTTCCATCCCAAACTCTGATCTATTGAATTAAAATATTAACATTGCTAGGTTTCAATTTCTGATTGCTAACAAGTGGTCTGTTAAGGAAGTTGAGGATAGCACAATCAAATAGCTTTTCAGTGTTCATTAGTTTGTAATGTCTTCAGAAAACCTTCCTCCAGTGATTTACTTGAGCCTTGTTAACATCCATACAATTACACTCTAGCAAATTATTGCCTTCAGGAGATAGTTAAGGGATTTTTCTTTTCATGAAAGCAAAAAAAGTGAAAGGAAGTAGACAAGCTAAAGTTCCAATTTGATTAAACACGACAGTTCAAACTGGTATAAACCTGAAAAGGAAGAAATGCAATGCTTAGTATATGTTATAAAAAATCTTCAGTACAGTCTCTTGAGAGAGGTGTAGAATATGCAATAGTTGAAACTAGTTCACTACTTTTTTGCAAATTGTTTCCCACTTTTTACAAATTAATGAAGAGCTGGTATTAGTAGTGTTTGTGTATGAAACATTAAATCTTGTCCTCTCTGAGATTGCAGGAAATAGTTGTATGTTTGGTTTACAAGGAGGTAATATTACTATATGTATTTGAAATTGCTACATCCCTTGGTACAGTCATTCTTGTTTTGTTTGCAGGGTTAGATGCCCGTGGATTCCTATTTGGCCCAATTCTGGCGCAGAGGTTTGGAATTGGTTTTGTGCCAATTCGTAAGAAGGGAAAGCTGCCAGGGCCAACCTTATCTGTGAGCTATACTTTGGAATATGGAATGGTAATTCTTAGCTCATAAtcctgatttttgtttttctaaATTAACTACGGTAGTCTTAATTAGTGTTAGAATGTCACAATTCTTCTAAAAGACTTGCTTCTTCACTTGAAGGCTGAAGTTGAGATACAATGTGATGCTGTTCAAGCAAACCAGAAAGTTGTTGTCATCGATGATCTAATTGCAACAGGAGGTATGCAATACATGACTAGCTTTGTGCATTGTATTTACACAATGATATGGACTGGGGATTTGCTGGGATGGGGCATCACAGCATTGTGTTGGATTGTTTTGCAAGGACAGTAGTGTGGTTAGAATTGTCCACCAATTCTTTGCCACAATTTGTCAGATTATTTAGACTTCAATTGCGCTGAATGCTTTTAACTCGCTTATTTTGTTCGCACGTTCTGGGCTATGATATTCTCAAAATAATGTGGGAGGACAACAGTAATGTTAACAGAGCAACTGGGATTCTGCACTTTTGTTCCCAGTTTAAAAACCATTTGAAAACCAAGGCATTAAAACATTTAGGACTAAGTACAAAATTAACTATTTATTTTGGAAAGAGCAATTAAATTAATTCTATATTTTTATCTTTGGTGCAGGTACACTGTCAGCTGCCTGTGAATTGTTGAACAAAATGGGAGCTAATATTCTTGAATGTTTGGTACTGATTGAACTGAAGGCACTGAATGGTGTTAAGAAACTGAATTGCGTGCCTTTCCACGCACTTGTGGAGTTCTAGGTTGTTGTTTCTTTTCTGAATCTGGATTACTCTGAAATATTTCATTCAGTAATGGCCAGACAGATTTACAGTTTTAAGGGCTGACTCCATTAATTCCatttttaatattttgccattttaTCAGTTGAATATAACCAAGATTTTCCAGTTTTTACTTCATTTGATTTGTGCGGAATTATGCCTAGTTGCCCAAATGCTTGTATTTCCATCTTATAACTCAGTtagcatttgtttttaaaaggaaaTTAAGTTAGTGTTAAAAAAACTAGgcaatttaaaatttaatgtttTTAATTTTATCCAGCTAAAAACCAGATTTTAAATGCACATGAACCATAAACACTGAACAATTGGACTGTAGAAAAGAGAAGCCACTTGTAATTTGCCACTTCTAAAAAGTCAACTTGTGCTTTTACAGTTCACCTTTTTTTCCATTCCACTGTCAAACATTCATTGGTGATGGTTGCCCTCAAGtacctgacccactgacaattcTGTGGCTCctgtagcacagtggtagtgcccccaCCTCTTGTccagaggcttgggttcaagccTCTGGACCATAATAACATCCTTGAACAGGTTGGCTAAAAAAATGCCTATGACTATGTAAGGAAATTCAGAGCAAAGAAAACAAATGCTTAACTGACAATTAATTCACAAGCTACATCATTAAGTTGGAGATCTAGAGGTGAGAGTAATTTTTTGAATTCCCTCCTGTGGTGCAGTGGGCTTTTGTAGCCCCTCATATCTGTTTGATAGCTGAGAATTGTTTGAGATCAAAGATCTTCTTGTTCAATAGGGGAACTACTCAGCAAGGGGGTTGGTTAGCTGGATAGGTGATTTGTAGtgcagtgatgccaacagcatgggttcaattcttacactagctgaggttaccatgaaggactctccttctctacTCCCCAGAGGTTGTTACCCTTCAGTTAAATCGCCAGCAGCCCTGTCAAGGTGACTTTATCTTTTTACAAATTATTGATTCATTGGGGAAACCCACAAGGTGTCTAAATGGCCTGGGCACCACAATCGTAAGCACCAGTTCAGTAGCTTGATCAAGCTGTCTATCCTGATCTGTCAGACACCAAATTGTCATGTGTGAGCTAATTCCAGTATTCCTGTTAGTGTACCTCTCACATTGAATTTGACTGCAAGTATCAACTGGAGAGTTTATTACAATTGTCATAGTTTGCATGACTTCAATTATGTTAATGTTATTGAACAAATAACATTCCAGaataaagaatttttaaaattcattttgagTGGCTTATGAAAGCACATTTTTCCAGAAAGATAGCAAATCACAAGGGCAACTGTTCATAATGGAAACCCAAGATTGAGGCACTAGCCTTGGTTAGATCACATTCTCACAGTTAAAGCTGCAGATGTTAATTGGTTGGTTTGAGGGATTAGTTTTCAACTGCAGCAATGTTAATCTACTGGGCATTGGAAATTTGGACTGGTTGCAGTTTAATATTTTTGTGTATCCCAGTGTAGCATTCTTTCCAGATCTGCAAAAGCAAATGTCAAATGTTTGTGGCTGTAAACtaggcatagatttaaattacACTTGGAAACTATTTTCTGATAATGAAAATTAATGCATAAAGTCCAGCAGTCCATTCCATTTGATATAATGCACAGCTGACTAATGATACCAGATTTCTGCTCCTGGTAAATGTGAAAGTCATCGCAGTTTGAGTTTAATTTCACTCAGTACTAGTAAGCAGCACAAGAACTATTTAGTTAGTTCCCTGAATCAGTCAGCTAACTTAAACTGCAGTTTCCAATGGTGGCAGCTTGTTGTAGGAGCTCTCGACCACTTGTTTAACATTGACTGTCAACTTGCTGAGTGCATAAGTGCAATGGTATTGTAACCACGAACACTGAACTAGTAATAGATTCACTAGTTCATCACAGCAAATCTTGGTTTAGTTTCAAAAACTGACCCATGAAACTTTAGGAATTATTCTAAGAACCATTGGTCCGTGAGCCATCCTATTTCTTAAGCTGTTGGAATGTGAGAATCAAGGACAGCAGTGGAAAAGACCATGTTGAAACATCAACCAGAAGGGCTCACCCACCTCCTGAGCAAATATTATGCCAGTTTTCAGTCAACTTAGTTCCATCCATGTTTTAAGAAACAcaaggcactggatattgcaaaggctgtgGACCTCAAACATTCCCATAATCCTACTGAAGACTTAGCCATAACTCTAGCTTACATTCCAGTGCAGTCACTACGTGATTGACACAATAGTATGGAACATCATctagatatgtcctgtacacactAGCATAAATCCAACTCGGCCAATTAGTTATCAGTCTATTCTCCGCAACCAAAGAGATGGAATGTGTTGTCAACATTATCAAGTGACACTTACACCAAGAATAACCTGCTTACTATTATTCAGTGTAGGTTATCCCAGGTCCAGATCTCATGACACCCTTGGTCTAAATATGGACAAAGCTGAACCCGAGAAGGGATAGTGACTATAGTTGAGATCAAGGTAGCAGTTCACAGTATGCCAACAAGGATCTTTGAACTTTATTAATGATTATCCCTACATTTAAAGGTCAGATAGGAGTGTTCACTGATGATCAGTTAATACCCATATCAGTTTTGACTCCTCAGATACAAAAGCCACCTGTGCCCAAAAACAGCAAGACCTTGACAACATTCATACTTGGGCTGATAAATTGTAAGTGACCATGTATTGACCCAAAAACAGAATCTCCTCATTACCCCTTGGCAATACCATTACCAAATTCCCCATTGACATTCCAGGATTTTCAATTTTTGATAAATCAACTTAActggaccagccacataaataAGAACATGCTATAGGCTGAGAATTTAACAGTAAGTAAATCAGTCCCTAACTTCTCAGAGGATGTTCACCATCTTTAAGACACAAGCCTGGAATATGACTTAACATACTCCACCTGCTTAGGTGAAAACAACTCTTACAACCTCCCACCCCACACCAATGCAGTGGTAGCATTTATACCATTTCgaagatgcactgcaataacCCTGAGATTcattagacagcactttccaaatctgtGACTTTGACTACCAAGAAGAACACAGTCCATAGCTGCAACTTGGAATTAGATCAGTACTCCTTTGCAGTGGTTTTGTCTTCCCTCCTGAACAGCAGGAAGGGTGTATCTATACCACATGGGATTGCAGTAGTTCACCACCATCTTAAAGGACAATTCGTGATGGGCAATATATACTGTCTCAGTCAACACCCataccctgtgaatgaattttgcCATGAATTTTATTTACAATTAAATAATTAATAGTCTAAATACAAaaattacttaaaaaaaaacataaaattgataaaatttATTAAATGTTAAAAGTGTTCCTCCACacaaacattccatttgctttaacATCAACCGGTGATATCTTTCATTGTGT
Above is a window of Hemiscyllium ocellatum isolate sHemOce1 chromosome 17, sHemOce1.pat.X.cur, whole genome shotgun sequence DNA encoding:
- the aprt gene encoding adenine phosphoribosyltransferase, translating into MCSKSESLEQKLQLIYSTIKSYPDFPIQGIIFRDIFPLFQDPKAFSAVIDLFEDHLRKKFPKIDLFVGLDARGFLFGPILAQRFGIGFVPIRKKGKLPGPTLSVSYTLEYGMAEVEIQCDAVQANQKVVVIDDLIATGGTLSAACELLNKMGANILECLVLIELKALNGVKKLNCVPFHALVEF